In Taeniopygia guttata chromosome Z, bTaeGut7.mat, whole genome shotgun sequence, one genomic interval encodes:
- the DIRAS2 gene encoding GTP-binding protein Di-Ras2, with protein MPEQSNDYRVVVFGAGGVGKSSLVLRFVKGTFRESYIPTIEDTYRQVISCDKSICTLQITDTTGSHQFPAMQRLSISKGHAFILVYSITSRQSLEELKPIYEQICQIKGDIENIPIMLVGNKNDENQNREVESSEGEAMAKKWKCAFMETSAKTNHNVKELFQELLNLEKRRTVSLQIDGKKSKQQKRKEKLKGKCVVM; from the coding sequence ATGCCTGAGCAAAGCAACGATTATAGGGTAGTTGTGTTTGGAGCTGGAGGCGTGGGGAAAAGCTCTTTGGTCTTAAGATTTGTGAAGGGCACTTTCAGAGAGAGCTACATCCCTACCATTGAAGACACCTACCGGCAGGTGATCAGCTGTGATAAGAGCATATGCACTTTGCAGATCACTGACACTACAGGGAGCCATCAATTTCCAGCCATGCAACGTCTCTCTATTTCTAAAGGacatgcttttattttggtttacTCTATCACCAGCCGACAGTCCTTGGAGGAGCTCAAGCCAATCTATGAACAAATATGTCAGATTAAAGGAGACATAGAAAACATTCCAATAATGCTGGTGGGGAACAAAAATGATGAGAACCAAAATCGAGAGGTAGAAAGCAGTGAAGGAGAAGCCATGGCTAAGAAGTGGAAATGTGCCTTCATGGAGACCTCTGCCAAGACGAACCACAATGTGAAAGAGTTATTCCAAGAATTGCTAAACCTGGAGAAACGCAGGACTGTGAGTTTGCAAATTGATGGCAAAAAAAGCAAGcaacagaaaaggaaggagaagctgaaaggaaaatgtgtggTGATGTGA